One Sulfolobus sp. S-194 DNA segment encodes these proteins:
- a CDS encoding RuvB-like helicase, with product MAEIREIRKIERERASIHSHISGLGLDEKGKAKFKADGLVGQTEAREAAGIVVQLIRQGKMAGKGVLFVGPPGTGKTALAVAIAKELGEDTPFTTMNASEVYSTELKKTEILTQAIRKSIGVRIKQRRIVYEGVVKDVKLKVARSRLNPYAVMPREAQIVLATKDEEKTLNVGDSIAEQLVQLNVKKGDVIWIDAQTGEVSKVGKAKGFEGAKTYDIETVRQVDIPSGPVKKEKETTITVTLHDLDLNIAARNISITALFSFFTEREINSEIRESVDKLVKDMINRGEAELVPGVLFIDDAHMLDIEAFSFLTKALEADLAPILILATNRGITKIRGTDIESPHGMPLDLLDRLLIIPTRPYTADEIREILKIRADEIDVHLEEKALETLTKLGVEYSLRYSVQLLEPSYVIAQRNGRNVIKEEDVLEASKLFSDFRRSVEYVKEYEKLLLK from the coding sequence ATGGCAGAAATTAGAGAGATAAGAAAGATTGAACGCGAAAGAGCAAGTATTCATAGTCACATTTCTGGATTAGGTTTAGACGAAAAAGGAAAAGCCAAATTTAAGGCAGATGGGCTAGTTGGACAAACAGAAGCACGTGAAGCAGCAGGTATTGTTGTTCAACTTATTAGACAAGGTAAAATGGCCGGAAAAGGGGTATTATTCGTAGGCCCTCCTGGAACTGGAAAAACAGCCTTAGCTGTTGCAATAGCCAAAGAGCTTGGAGAGGACACGCCATTTACTACTATGAATGCTTCTGAGGTTTATTCAACAGAGTTAAAGAAGACAGAAATACTTACACAAGCTATTAGAAAATCAATAGGTGTTAGGATTAAACAAAGAAGGATTGTTTATGAAGGTGTAGTAAAGGATGTAAAATTAAAAGTAGCAAGAAGTAGATTAAATCCTTATGCTGTTATGCCTAGAGAAGCACAAATAGTTTTAGCTACTAAGGATGAGGAAAAAACACTGAATGTGGGAGATAGTATTGCCGAACAATTAGTTCAACTTAATGTAAAAAAAGGTGACGTAATATGGATTGACGCTCAAACTGGAGAGGTAAGTAAAGTTGGTAAGGCTAAGGGATTTGAAGGAGCTAAAACTTATGATATAGAAACTGTTAGACAAGTTGATATTCCTAGCGGTCCAGTAAAGAAGGAAAAAGAAACCACAATAACTGTAACATTACATGATTTAGATTTAAACATAGCAGCTAGAAATATTTCTATAACAGCATTATTTAGTTTCTTTACGGAAAGAGAAATAAATAGCGAGATAAGAGAAAGTGTAGATAAATTAGTAAAAGATATGATAAATAGGGGAGAAGCCGAACTTGTACCCGGTGTATTATTCATTGACGATGCACATATGTTAGATATAGAAGCATTTTCGTTCCTAACTAAGGCATTAGAAGCTGACCTAGCACCAATATTAATTTTAGCTACTAATAGAGGTATAACAAAAATAAGGGGTACTGACATAGAATCTCCACACGGTATGCCACTAGATCTACTTGATAGACTACTAATAATACCTACGAGGCCATATACTGCTGATGAAATAAGAGAAATTCTAAAAATAAGAGCGGACGAAATTGATGTTCATCTAGAGGAGAAAGCGTTAGAAACTTTAACTAAGCTAGGCGTAGAATATAGTCTAAGGTATTCCGTTCAGCTCCTTGAGCCTTCTTATGTAATTGCGCAAAGAAATGGTAGAAATGTAATAAAAGAAGAAGATGTACTGGAAGCATCAAAATTGTTCTCGGATTTCAGAAGAAGTGTGGAATACGTTAAGGAATATGAGAAGTTACTACTTAAATGA
- a CDS encoding NUDIX domain-containing protein: MNECKAAVVALISASGKILLIKRKENKNDPWSGHIALPGGRREGNEECSFTAIRECLEEVGIKPCNLIELGMYYPNNMPTMLVKAYVSCINKEVTLQIQKEEVDTAFWADIRKLEKGNGDEYYFNGYRIWGMTYRILRDIINKKIYEKCIQSGNNTS, encoded by the coding sequence ATGAATGAATGCAAGGCTGCAGTTGTTGCTCTTATTTCGGCAAGCGGTAAAATACTTTTAATTAAACGAAAAGAAAACAAAAATGATCCTTGGAGTGGGCATATTGCATTACCCGGAGGAAGAAGAGAAGGAAATGAGGAATGCTCCTTCACTGCAATTAGAGAATGTTTAGAAGAAGTAGGAATAAAGCCATGTAACCTGATTGAACTAGGTATGTACTATCCAAATAACATGCCTACAATGCTGGTTAAAGCTTATGTAAGTTGTATTAATAAAGAAGTTACATTGCAAATTCAAAAAGAAGAAGTTGATACAGCTTTTTGGGCTGATATTAGAAAACTCGAAAAAGGTAATGGCGACGAATATTATTTTAATGGCTATCGTATTTGGGGTATGACATACAGAATACTAAGGGATATTATAAATAAAAAAATATATGAAAAATGTATTCAGTCAGGCAACAATACATCATAA
- a CDS encoding GMP synthase subunit A → MKIAVIYFGGQYNHLIVKDLKYLGLNAVPITPEKPAEILKDYDCIIFGGGPYSVITELNKMGNAVDYVLKTSQPKLGICLGHQLLAKVLGGEVAKATKPEYGLVRVNINDEDTILRGLPRSINAWESHTDEVVTPPQGFRILANSENAKVQAMVNKDNTIFGVQFHPEVKHTEKGIEVFKNFIEACKK, encoded by the coding sequence GTGAAAATTGCTGTAATTTATTTTGGAGGTCAATATAATCACTTAATAGTCAAAGACTTAAAATATCTAGGTTTAAATGCTGTCCCTATAACTCCAGAAAAACCGGCTGAAATTCTAAAGGATTATGACTGTATAATTTTTGGTGGAGGCCCGTATTCAGTAATTACAGAGTTAAACAAAATGGGTAATGCTGTCGATTATGTCCTTAAAACTTCTCAACCTAAATTAGGCATCTGCTTAGGCCATCAATTATTAGCAAAGGTGTTAGGTGGCGAAGTAGCAAAGGCAACAAAACCAGAGTACGGATTAGTAAGGGTGAATATAAATGATGAGGATACAATCTTAAGGGGATTACCACGATCTATCAATGCTTGGGAAAGTCATACTGATGAGGTAGTTACTCCACCACAAGGGTTCAGAATTTTAGCAAATAGTGAGAATGCCAAAGTTCAAGCAATGGTAAATAAGGACAATACAATATTTGGAGTACAATTTCACCCAGAAGTTAAGCATACAGAAAAAGGTATCGAAGTGTTTAAGAATTTCATAGAAGCTTGCAAGAAATAG
- a CDS encoding KaiC domain-containing protein, which yields MMIRLSTGIPEFDKLIEGGIPQGFFVAVTGEPGTGKTIFSLHFIAEGLREGDNCIYVTTEESRDSIIRQAKQFNWDFEEYIEKKLIIIDALMKEKEDEWSLTELSAEELVNKVIEAKQKLGTGRARLVIDSVSALFLDKPAMARKISYYLKRVLNKWKFTIYATSQYAITTSQAFGFGVEHVADGIIRFRRAIKDGMLHRYVLIEKMRQTNHDKYVWEIDIKPGKGIVLLGKLNERREDYALPPKVMQKIKEANEDKIT from the coding sequence ATTATGATTAGATTGTCAACTGGAATACCAGAATTTGATAAGCTTATAGAGGGAGGGATACCTCAAGGGTTCTTTGTCGCAGTTACTGGAGAGCCTGGTACTGGGAAGACTATTTTCTCTTTACATTTTATTGCTGAGGGACTTAGAGAAGGAGATAACTGTATATACGTTACAACTGAGGAAAGTAGAGATTCAATAATAAGGCAAGCCAAACAGTTTAATTGGGATTTTGAGGAGTATATAGAGAAGAAATTGATAATAATAGATGCGTTAATGAAAGAAAAAGAAGATGAATGGAGTTTAACAGAGCTAAGTGCTGAAGAGTTAGTGAATAAGGTTATAGAGGCAAAACAAAAATTAGGGACTGGAAGAGCAAGACTAGTTATTGATTCAGTAAGTGCTCTATTTCTCGATAAACCAGCTATGGCTAGAAAAATAAGTTATTACTTAAAGAGAGTATTAAATAAATGGAAGTTTACTATTTATGCTACTTCACAATATGCAATTACAACATCACAAGCCTTTGGATTTGGAGTAGAACATGTAGCTGATGGAATAATAAGATTTAGAAGAGCCATAAAGGATGGAATGTTACATAGATACGTCCTCATAGAAAAAATGAGACAAACTAATCATGATAAATACGTTTGGGAGATCGATATTAAGCCAGGAAAAGGAATTGTATTACTAGGTAAACTAAACGAAAGAAGAGAGGATTACGCTTTGCCTCCTAAGGTTATGCAAAAGATTAAGGAAGCTAATGAAGATAAAATTACATGA
- a CDS encoding dual specificity protein phosphatase family protein, whose product MYWVRKGIIGGSPIPYTEDELDEWKREGVKRILVLPEEWEIEEAWGSMDYYFHLLKEKGFEFLHEAVPDGYAPTFDQFLRIYEWLKKGNANLVHCIGGIGRTGTIIAGYLVLKEGLDSGEAIEEVRNYRPGAVQTYEQQLFLLQLEKMREKWRTIL is encoded by the coding sequence ATGTATTGGGTTAGAAAAGGTATAATTGGCGGATCCCCCATACCTTATACAGAAGATGAGTTAGATGAGTGGAAAAGAGAAGGAGTAAAAAGAATTCTTGTTTTACCAGAAGAATGGGAGATAGAGGAAGCTTGGGGTTCAATGGATTATTATTTTCATCTTTTGAAAGAGAAAGGATTTGAATTTTTACACGAAGCAGTACCAGATGGTTATGCACCAACTTTCGATCAGTTCCTAAGAATTTACGAATGGTTAAAAAAGGGTAATGCAAATCTGGTTCACTGCATTGGTGGTATTGGAAGAACTGGAACAATTATAGCAGGGTATTTAGTGCTTAAGGAAGGTTTAGATAGCGGGGAAGCTATTGAAGAAGTAAGAAATTATAGGCCAGGGGCTGTGCAAACTTATGAGCAACAATTATTTCTCTTACAACTTGAAAAGATGAGGGAGAAATGGAGGACTATATTATAG
- a CDS encoding endonuclease V codes for MEDYIIDFLIKFQELIAKNVKIQHLGIENVKKLCGIDIAYKGNIGYAVAVKEDEGKIEYNLVKGDVFFPYIPTFLFMREAPLMIKAVEKYECDLILVDGHGLTHPRKSGIATVIGVLLDKPSIGVAKSRLTGDLVVENDTTYVVVHGEKLGVKVGKYFFSIGNKTDLSDVIGLAKNGYPRVLKLADKLSKDLKKKE; via the coding sequence ATGGAGGACTATATTATAGATTTTCTTATAAAATTCCAAGAATTAATAGCAAAAAATGTGAAGATTCAGCATCTTGGAATAGAAAATGTAAAAAAACTTTGTGGGATAGATATTGCTTATAAAGGAAATATTGGTTATGCGGTTGCTGTAAAGGAGGATGAAGGAAAAATTGAATATAACCTCGTGAAAGGGGATGTCTTTTTTCCTTATATACCTACATTTCTTTTTATGAGAGAAGCTCCTTTAATGATAAAAGCTGTGGAAAAATATGAGTGTGATTTAATTTTAGTAGACGGACATGGTTTAACACACCCTAGAAAGAGTGGGATAGCAACGGTCATTGGAGTCCTATTAGATAAACCAAGTATAGGTGTAGCTAAATCTAGGTTAACTGGAGATTTAGTAGTAGAAAATGATACAACCTATGTTGTTGTTCATGGTGAAAAGTTAGGTGTAAAAGTAGGAAAATATTTCTTTAGTATAGGTAATAAGACAGATCTTTCTGACGTAATAGGTTTAGCTAAGAATGGATATCCTAGAGTATTAAAACTCGCGGATAAACTTTCAAAGGATTTGAAGAAAAAAGAATAA
- a CDS encoding isochorismatase family cysteine hydrolase, translating to MKVELPSIPEEKEVLLSPSDTALLIVDMQNDFVRKEGKLYVPNAEATIPTIRNLINKARSANALIIYTQDWHMKDDPEFKIWGEHALAGTWGAEIVEELKPEKDDFIIKKYRYDAFFETPLDYILRVKGIRNIVVTGTVANICVLHTAGSAALRWYNVVMVKDGISAITEFDYYATLRQVDFLYKGKITDSSGVKFITRM from the coding sequence ATGAAAGTTGAACTTCCATCAATTCCAGAGGAAAAAGAAGTTTTACTTTCTCCCTCAGATACAGCATTACTTATTGTAGACATGCAAAATGATTTTGTAAGGAAAGAAGGTAAATTGTATGTTCCTAATGCTGAGGCTACAATACCAACAATAAGAAATTTAATAAATAAGGCAAGAAGTGCAAATGCTCTAATAATATATACTCAAGATTGGCACATGAAAGATGATCCAGAATTTAAAATTTGGGGAGAACATGCATTAGCTGGAACCTGGGGAGCCGAAATTGTAGAAGAACTTAAACCTGAAAAAGATGACTTTATAATAAAGAAATACCGTTATGATGCTTTCTTTGAGACTCCCTTAGACTATATTTTAAGGGTTAAAGGAATTAGGAATATAGTAGTAACTGGTACGGTAGCGAATATTTGTGTTTTACATACTGCTGGAAGTGCTGCACTAAGATGGTATAATGTCGTCATGGTAAAAGACGGGATTTCAGCGATAACGGAATTCGATTATTATGCAACACTAAGACAAGTAGATTTTCTATATAAAGGAAAAATTACCGACTCATCTGGAGTAAAATTTATTACTAGAATGTAA
- a CDS encoding DHHA1 domain-containing protein: MDYYAIVHNDFDGTASAAVYARAVNDLPKKVFFTEPTKIHYFLSKLELRGVNNIMIADIGINTSTFDSIVQSLKSLISQGAKIQWFDHHVWKEEWKKTLLDIGVEVYHDTSTCGAGVIVKYLNPNDEFSKKLASADCSVDIWLHDDPMGEKLRRVVESNRDYSWKEYLIKKFYQGILWDEEFEKILIDQIDKELKGYEKLPKYIKVLNIKGKNVVVAVRWKGPPDISYASQFLMNRYNAVVFASVNGKAISFRSNLIEVRKYAEKIGGGGHPLAAGAGLKAPFWRFFLHKLGYRKPLLDWVSEIVSNVINEIGYVPYQRKDIRV, translated from the coding sequence ATGGATTATTACGCTATAGTCCATAATGATTTTGACGGTACTGCATCTGCTGCAGTATACGCTAGAGCTGTAAATGATCTTCCTAAAAAAGTATTTTTTACTGAACCTACTAAGATTCATTACTTTTTGAGTAAGCTAGAATTAAGAGGAGTAAATAACATAATGATAGCTGACATTGGTATTAATACCTCAACGTTTGATAGTATAGTTCAAAGCTTAAAGAGTTTAATTTCACAGGGAGCAAAAATTCAATGGTTTGATCATCACGTGTGGAAAGAAGAATGGAAGAAAACGCTTTTGGACATTGGCGTTGAGGTTTATCACGACACCTCTACTTGCGGTGCTGGAGTTATTGTAAAATATTTAAATCCTAATGACGAGTTTTCTAAGAAATTAGCTAGTGCGGATTGTTCTGTAGATATTTGGTTACATGATGACCCTATGGGGGAGAAATTAAGAAGAGTTGTTGAATCTAACAGAGATTATAGTTGGAAGGAGTATCTAATAAAAAAGTTTTATCAAGGAATATTATGGGATGAAGAGTTTGAGAAAATTCTCATAGATCAAATAGATAAAGAGTTAAAGGGATATGAAAAATTACCAAAATATATTAAAGTTCTTAACATAAAAGGAAAGAATGTTGTTGTTGCTGTAAGATGGAAAGGTCCACCAGATATAAGTTATGCATCACAATTCTTAATGAATAGGTATAACGCTGTAGTATTTGCCTCAGTTAATGGTAAGGCTATATCATTTAGGAGTAATTTAATTGAGGTCAGAAAATATGCTGAAAAGATAGGTGGTGGTGGGCATCCTTTAGCTGCTGGTGCTGGGTTAAAGGCCCCATTTTGGAGATTTTTCCTTCATAAATTAGGTTATAGAAAACCGTTGTTAGATTGGGTAAGTGAGATTGTAAGTAATGTAATTAATGAAATAGGATATGTTCCTTATCAAAGAAAAGATATAAGGGTATAA
- a CDS encoding peroxiredoxin encodes MVKLYSKFPDVQVLTTKGPIDFYKDIFGKGKWLFLFAHPADFTPVCTTEFVAFSQKYEEFKKLGVELVGLSVDSIYSHIQWLMDIEQRYGVKVPFPVIADPDKKLARMLDALDEASGQTIRIVVLVSPDGIIRFVAQYPMEFGRNIDELLRITKAAIVNYKAKVVLPANWQPGQDVIVPPPAIFDEAEMRIKLPNAKAWYLLFKKYEELPPDQKV; translated from the coding sequence ATGGTCAAGCTATACTCTAAGTTCCCAGATGTACAAGTATTAACGACAAAAGGTCCAATTGATTTCTACAAAGATATATTTGGAAAAGGAAAATGGTTATTCCTATTTGCTCATCCAGCGGACTTTACACCAGTGTGTACAACAGAATTTGTAGCATTCTCACAAAAATATGAGGAATTTAAAAAACTTGGTGTAGAACTGGTGGGATTAAGTGTTGATAGTATTTACTCTCATATACAATGGTTAATGGACATTGAACAGAGATATGGTGTAAAAGTACCATTTCCGGTAATAGCAGATCCAGATAAGAAATTAGCAAGAATGTTAGATGCGTTAGATGAGGCCTCTGGTCAAACTATAAGAATTGTTGTTCTCGTGTCACCAGATGGGATAATAAGGTTTGTTGCACAATATCCAATGGAGTTTGGAAGAAATATCGACGAATTATTAAGGATAACTAAAGCTGCAATAGTCAACTATAAAGCAAAAGTAGTACTTCCAGCAAATTGGCAACCTGGTCAAGATGTTATAGTACCACCACCAGCTATATTTGATGAGGCAGAAATGAGAATCAAATTACCAAACGCAAAAGCATGGTACTTATTATTTAAGAAATATGAGGAACTTCCCCCAGATCAGAAAGTCTGA
- a CDS encoding metallophosphoesterase encodes MLIASTSDIHSPKYLTQFFMAYNSVRNVKIDLFLLAGDLVNEGEYNHFYPIYDVLKKYTTVAVFGNEDFTEKREYYRKYFDKIIWLEDEVVKLDIKGKKVTIVGSEGVLEEPTKWQKLNGLDEEFYRNRKEKIFKMLCEEGDLKILLTHYASSFSTVVGERKNAYPQLGDRIIEEAECLPHVAIHGHAHYAKITFSIVRNVRVYNVALPANKKIVLIQTF; translated from the coding sequence ATGCTTATAGCTTCTACGTCAGATATCCATTCACCAAAATATCTTACGCAATTCTTTATGGCATATAATAGTGTCAGAAATGTAAAAATAGACTTATTTCTTCTAGCTGGTGATTTAGTTAATGAAGGTGAATATAATCATTTCTATCCTATATATGATGTCTTAAAAAAGTATACTACTGTTGCAGTATTTGGTAATGAAGACTTTACAGAAAAGAGAGAGTATTATAGGAAATATTTTGATAAGATCATATGGCTTGAAGATGAAGTTGTAAAATTGGATATTAAAGGAAAAAAAGTAACTATAGTAGGAAGTGAAGGCGTATTAGAAGAACCAACTAAATGGCAAAAACTTAATGGATTAGATGAGGAATTTTATAGAAATAGGAAGGAGAAGATTTTTAAAATGTTATGTGAAGAGGGAGATCTAAAAATATTATTAACACATTATGCCTCAAGTTTTTCTACTGTAGTTGGGGAAAGAAAGAATGCTTACCCACAGTTAGGTGATAGAATTATTGAAGAAGCAGAATGCTTACCACATGTAGCAATACACGGCCATGCGCATTATGCAAAAATAACATTTAGTATAGTAAGAAACGTAAGAGTTTATAATGTAGCTTTGCCAGCGAATAAAAAAATTGTATTGATTCAGACTTTCTGA
- a CDS encoding DUF763 domain-containing protein yields MKLEGIADLPLHTGHVPTWLAQIMKRLSKAIIDIMVIEWGPEKVVERLSNPLWFQGFNNIIGMDWDSSGSTTVTLGILKEVVKPVEEGIAFLGGKGKNAIKVPEELYILSKKFDLDYEKLVRASRLVAKVDSVLIQDSHTLYHHSFMVTTTGKWGIIQQGMNIETRFARRYHWKETENFVNEPHSGIAGTKQNLAINVVEKDKENTRKLIVDLVKENPSNVVTQVRRALSMLKGQTTLDSFNKAFNIVISPQAKLIYMRPMDLNKIQNILQQLYEYNPSNLEEVLLNGLGPSTARALYLVADLIYNEPPSYTDPVNYPYDPFKYAFASGGKDGIPFPVNRKVAWEVIYTLEDIIEKAKLERKDKDFALNKLKEMVKYGNKERS; encoded by the coding sequence GTGAAATTAGAAGGAATAGCCGATTTACCCTTACATACTGGTCATGTTCCTACATGGTTAGCTCAAATTATGAAAAGATTAAGCAAAGCCATTATAGATATTATGGTCATTGAATGGGGACCAGAAAAAGTTGTAGAAAGACTTTCTAACCCTTTATGGTTCCAAGGATTTAATAATATTATAGGAATGGACTGGGATTCTTCTGGTTCTACAACTGTAACTTTAGGGATACTAAAAGAAGTTGTAAAACCCGTGGAGGAAGGAATAGCATTTCTAGGAGGAAAAGGTAAAAATGCTATAAAAGTGCCAGAAGAACTGTATATCCTTTCAAAAAAGTTTGACTTAGATTACGAAAAACTTGTAAGGGCTAGTAGATTAGTAGCTAAAGTCGATAGTGTTCTGATACAAGATTCTCATACTCTTTATCATCATTCCTTTATGGTAACAACAACAGGTAAGTGGGGTATAATACAACAAGGTATGAATATAGAAACTAGATTTGCAAGAAGATATCACTGGAAAGAAACAGAAAATTTTGTAAATGAACCTCACTCTGGTATAGCAGGTACTAAGCAGAACCTAGCAATAAACGTAGTTGAAAAAGATAAAGAAAATACAAGAAAATTAATTGTAGATCTAGTTAAAGAAAATCCTTCTAACGTTGTTACTCAGGTCAGAAGAGCATTATCTATGCTTAAAGGTCAAACTACCTTAGATTCTTTTAATAAGGCATTTAACATCGTAATTTCTCCACAAGCTAAATTAATTTATATGAGGCCTATGGATTTAAATAAGATACAGAATATATTACAGCAACTATACGAATATAATCCCTCAAATTTAGAAGAAGTTCTGCTTAATGGATTAGGTCCCTCTACAGCGAGAGCATTATATTTAGTCGCTGATCTAATATATAATGAACCGCCTTCTTATACTGATCCGGTTAATTATCCATATGATCCCTTTAAATACGCCTTTGCTAGTGGTGGTAAAGACGGAATTCCTTTTCCTGTAAATAGGAAAGTTGCATGGGAAGTTATTTATACGCTAGAAGATATTATAGAAAAAGCTAAGCTTGAAAGGAAAGATAAAGATTTTGCCTTAAATAAATTAAAAGAGATGGTAAAGTATGGAAATAAAGAAAGGTCTTGA
- a CDS encoding citrate synthase/methylcitrate synthase — protein sequence MEIKKGLEDVYVKETEITFIDGELGRLYYRGYSIYDLAEFSNFEEVSYLILYGKLPNREELNWFQEKLREERYLPDFIIKFLREVRKDAPPMDVLRTAISLLGIEDSKNDERTDIKGIKLISKFPTIVANYARLRKGLNIIEPDPKLSHSENFLYMLYGDKPGEIKSKALDVTLILHIDHEMNASTFASLVVASTLSDLYSSIVAGISALKGPLHGGANYEALKMFKEIGSPEKVNEYILNRLSNKQRIMGFGHRVYKTYDPRARILKQYAKLLAEKEGGEIYTLYQIAEKVEEIGIKYLGPKGIYPNVDFFSSIVFYSLGFEPDFFPAVFASARVVGWVAHIMEYIKDNKIIRPKAYYKGEIGKKYIPIDSR from the coding sequence ATGGAAATAAAGAAAGGTCTTGAGGACGTTTATGTTAAGGAGACTGAGATAACATTTATCGACGGAGAACTGGGTAGATTATACTATAGAGGTTACTCTATATATGACTTGGCTGAATTCTCTAATTTTGAGGAAGTGAGTTATCTAATATTATACGGTAAATTACCAAATAGAGAAGAATTAAACTGGTTCCAAGAAAAGCTAAGGGAAGAAAGATATTTACCAGATTTTATAATAAAATTTCTAAGAGAAGTGAGAAAAGACGCCCCTCCTATGGATGTATTAAGAACTGCAATAAGTTTACTTGGTATTGAAGACTCAAAAAATGATGAACGAACTGATATAAAGGGCATAAAATTAATTTCAAAATTCCCTACTATTGTAGCTAATTATGCAAGATTAAGGAAAGGGTTAAATATAATTGAACCAGATCCTAAACTCTCACACTCCGAGAATTTCTTGTATATGCTATATGGGGATAAACCTGGTGAAATAAAATCAAAGGCTTTGGATGTCACATTAATCTTACATATTGATCATGAAATGAACGCGTCAACATTTGCCTCATTAGTTGTAGCCTCCACTTTGTCAGATTTATATTCTTCTATAGTAGCCGGCATCTCTGCATTAAAAGGTCCTTTGCACGGAGGAGCAAACTATGAGGCATTAAAAATGTTTAAGGAGATCGGATCCCCAGAAAAAGTCAACGAATATATTCTAAATAGACTTTCTAACAAGCAAAGAATAATGGGATTTGGACATCGCGTTTATAAAACTTATGATCCAAGGGCAAGAATATTAAAACAATACGCTAAATTATTGGCCGAAAAAGAAGGAGGCGAGATATACACTTTGTATCAAATAGCTGAGAAAGTTGAAGAGATTGGAATAAAGTATTTAGGTCCTAAAGGTATATACCCTAATGTTGATTTCTTCTCTAGTATTGTTTTCTATTCTTTAGGTTTCGAGCCAGACTTCTTTCCAGCAGTTTTTGCTTCAGCAAGAGTAGTCGGTTGGGTCGCTCACATCATGGAGTATATAAAAGATAACAAAATAATTAGACCTAAAGCATACTATAAAGGAGAAATAGGAAAGAAATATATTCCAATTGATAGTAGGTAA
- a CDS encoding DUF47 family protein — translation MIKIRINKEEELFNKLVKMGEDIKTACETLRQLFLGAIYNNEDAVSSNLVKIKTITEKIAMAREEILELLYGGAFLPDFKEAMVMLTQALYHTSTSIKDSARSLASRKPSEKCIITIRESLLSYLSLIQEASEKVILMLSTLSRDMQEALKVGREIQMLERAGDDMKDTLITKLYELEKEIDLITILQMRDVIFFLDDILDSMEDATLSVEILYATLKA, via the coding sequence TTGATAAAAATTAGGATAAATAAAGAGGAAGAATTATTCAATAAGTTAGTTAAAATGGGCGAAGACATTAAGACTGCTTGTGAGACATTAAGGCAATTATTTCTTGGTGCAATTTATAATAATGAAGACGCTGTCAGTAGTAATTTAGTAAAAATAAAGACTATAACTGAAAAAATCGCAATGGCTAGAGAAGAAATTCTAGAACTTTTATATGGTGGAGCGTTTTTACCCGATTTTAAGGAAGCCATGGTAATGTTAACTCAAGCATTATATCATACAAGTACATCTATAAAAGACTCAGCAAGATCTCTAGCATCAAGAAAGCCCTCTGAAAAGTGTATTATTACTATAAGGGAAAGTTTATTATCTTATCTTTCTCTAATTCAAGAAGCTTCGGAAAAAGTAATACTGATGCTTTCAACTCTTTCAAGAGATATGCAAGAAGCCCTGAAAGTAGGTAGGGAAATACAAATGTTGGAAAGAGCTGGAGATGATATGAAAGACACTCTAATAACAAAACTTTATGAACTAGAGAAAGAAATCGATTTGATAACAATTTTACAAATGCGTGATGTAATCTTCTTCCTTGACGATATTTTAGATTCAATGGAGGATGCAACTTTAAGTGTAGAAATTCTATATGCAACATTAAAGGCCTAA